One genomic window of Halovivax cerinus includes the following:
- a CDS encoding DUF6517 family protein: protein MNRRNYLGTAGAASLAALAGCTSLLGMDEHEASPIGVDPDARSETGYPQRRVNDLVIDESVDLVLWSESVSVTNYVVEHEKSVSIGPLVDQRAAVFVTLSTPKVEVLGRQLNPVEDMETARLVGMIAENYGGLGSPSHVEDTELSVLDQQVVTSMYRTTATFGGNQEIEVNLHVTEAIDAGDDLAVGIGVYPRQLADRERPNVESLVAAIDPSVDVEGDGDDASASAEGGSSGAGGEDQNGLGIDL, encoded by the coding sequence ATGAATCGACGGAACTACCTGGGGACGGCAGGCGCGGCGTCGCTGGCCGCTCTCGCTGGGTGTACGAGTCTCCTGGGGATGGACGAACACGAGGCGTCGCCGATCGGTGTCGATCCGGACGCGCGATCGGAAACCGGCTACCCACAGCGTCGCGTGAACGATCTCGTCATCGACGAGTCGGTGGACCTCGTGCTGTGGTCCGAGTCCGTCTCGGTCACGAACTACGTCGTCGAGCACGAAAAGAGCGTCTCGATCGGTCCGCTGGTCGATCAGCGTGCCGCCGTGTTCGTCACGCTCTCGACGCCGAAAGTCGAGGTCCTCGGTCGGCAACTAAATCCAGTCGAGGACATGGAGACGGCTCGACTCGTCGGCATGATCGCAGAGAACTACGGCGGCCTCGGCTCACCCAGTCACGTCGAGGACACGGAGCTGTCCGTCCTCGACCAGCAGGTCGTCACCTCGATGTACCGTACCACCGCGACGTTCGGGGGCAACCAGGAGATCGAGGTGAACCTCCACGTCACCGAAGCGATCGATGCGGGAGACGATCTCGCCGTCGGTATCGGCGTCTACCCGCGCCAGCTCGCAGATCGCGAGCGGCCGAACGTCGAATCGCTCGTGGCAGCGATCGACCCGTCAGTCGACGTCGAGGGGGACGGTGACGACGCCAGCGCCTCGGCCGAGGGCGGCTCGTCCGGTGCTGGTGGCGAGGATCAGAACGGTCTCGGTATCGATCTCTGA
- the ubaA gene encoding SAMP-activating enzyme E1: protein MSDLSLDATQLDRYSRHVIMDEVGPEGQAALLDASVLVVGAGGLGSPVIQYLAAAGVGRLGIVDDDVVERSNLQRQVVHADADVGRPKVESAAASVERLNPDVTVETHETRLDAASIDAIAGDYDVICDASDNFATRYLCNDYCVLTDTPLSHGAIYRFEGQVTTIDTRGTRTGTDGPVDDASAEPSPCYRCLFPEAPEPGTVPDCATTGVLGVLPGTVGCIQATEAVKLVTGIGEALTGRVLLYDAADMSVETIDVRRNPDCPVCGDATTIGSVDEVSYEGRCRVPAE from the coding sequence ATGAGCGACCTCTCCCTGGACGCGACGCAGCTCGATCGCTACTCGCGTCACGTCATCATGGACGAAGTGGGGCCGGAGGGGCAAGCGGCGCTGCTCGACGCGTCGGTACTCGTCGTCGGCGCGGGCGGGCTCGGTTCGCCCGTGATCCAGTACCTCGCGGCGGCGGGCGTTGGTCGGCTGGGGATCGTCGACGACGACGTCGTCGAGCGGTCGAACCTCCAGCGTCAGGTCGTCCACGCCGATGCCGACGTCGGCCGTCCGAAAGTCGAGAGCGCCGCCGCGTCCGTCGAGCGACTGAACCCGGACGTCACCGTCGAGACCCACGAGACGCGACTCGACGCCGCCTCGATCGACGCCATTGCGGGCGACTACGACGTGATCTGCGACGCCAGCGACAACTTCGCGACGCGCTACCTCTGTAACGACTACTGCGTCCTCACGGACACACCGCTCTCTCACGGCGCCATCTACCGCTTCGAGGGCCAGGTCACGACGATCGACACGCGGGGCACGAGAACCGGTACCGACGGCCCGGTAGACGACGCGTCCGCCGAACCGAGCCCGTGTTACCGCTGTCTCTTCCCCGAGGCGCCGGAACCGGGCACCGTCCCGGACTGCGCGACGACTGGCGTGCTGGGTGTCCTCCCTGGCACGGTTGGCTGCATCCAGGCGACGGAGGCCGTCAAGCTGGTGACGGGCATCGGCGAGGCGCTGACCGGTCGAGTGCTCCTGTACGACGCCGCGGACATGTCGGTCGAAACGATAGACGTGCGACGGAACCCCGACTGTCCCGTCTGCGGCGACGCGACGACGATCGGATCGGTGGACGAGGTTTCCTACGAGGGGCGGTGTCGTGTTCCCGCGGAGTAG
- a CDS encoding DUF402 domain-containing protein — MTGGGASAEREAVTARVRGIYATALTRQLREAGHAVVQPSDPIDERFDATFDIAPASVRIETTRDRLGVECTGRPEAVGLVADELESVGIDTLRWTDDAPRGAVFDAVVRDADGSSGATVDLGDGDRGYLPYDAVDGSVDSGDSYRVQVTKPTPPWIDEVPRVEPEIVVGGGLCTLTRGRNGVRAAARGEAGEELVGLTDLLSVEAPDGWGLRWERTAAEADMDAMNDALSVAAERAAELDDALTTAERGDEPAPVAAPRATAWCWFGRESRFALDEARRTVETTMPGHHRAKAADRAASAAVDFVESVVGESADGGDDGVDGADTGFADAFDGADVDFPFAAVTRQYGPQAGDRLALGHGKPDGRYITLGPGEVTEWNADGSLTLERSIRGGGRYDGLGTPKESGDVAVTKLREGRWWYPTTYKRADGTVVGTYVNVCTPVECFPDTARYVDLHVDVVRHGDGTVEVVDEDELAAAVEDGFVSETLAEKARSVAEAVARALDG, encoded by the coding sequence ATGACTGGAGGCGGCGCGTCCGCCGAGCGCGAGGCGGTGACGGCCCGGGTTCGCGGCATCTACGCGACCGCCCTCACTCGCCAGCTGCGTGAGGCGGGCCACGCGGTCGTCCAGCCGTCAGATCCGATCGACGAGCGGTTCGACGCGACGTTCGACATCGCACCGGCGTCCGTCCGGATCGAGACGACGCGCGATCGCCTCGGGGTCGAGTGTACCGGCAGGCCGGAGGCGGTCGGACTCGTCGCGGACGAGCTCGAATCGGTAGGGATCGATACCCTCCGGTGGACCGACGACGCGCCCCGCGGCGCCGTCTTCGACGCCGTCGTCAGGGACGCCGACGGCAGCAGCGGCGCGACCGTCGATCTCGGAGACGGCGACCGCGGCTACCTGCCCTACGACGCGGTGGACGGGTCCGTCGATTCGGGCGACAGCTATCGGGTGCAGGTGACGAAACCGACGCCGCCGTGGATCGACGAGGTACCCCGCGTCGAACCCGAAATCGTCGTCGGCGGTGGGCTGTGCACCCTCACACGCGGCCGGAACGGCGTCCGCGCGGCCGCCCGCGGCGAGGCTGGCGAGGAACTCGTCGGTCTGACCGACCTGCTTTCGGTAGAGGCGCCGGACGGGTGGGGACTCCGCTGGGAGCGGACGGCCGCCGAGGCCGACATGGACGCGATGAACGACGCGCTCTCGGTCGCCGCCGAACGGGCCGCGGAGCTGGACGACGCGCTCACCACCGCCGAGCGCGGTGACGAGCCCGCGCCGGTCGCCGCACCGCGGGCGACCGCGTGGTGCTGGTTCGGACGCGAGTCGCGCTTCGCCCTCGACGAGGCGCGCCGGACTGTCGAGACCACCATGCCGGGTCACCACCGGGCGAAGGCCGCAGATCGAGCGGCCAGCGCGGCCGTCGACTTCGTCGAATCGGTCGTCGGCGAATCGGCAGACGGCGGGGACGACGGCGTCGACGGAGCGGACACCGGATTCGCAGACGCGTTCGACGGAGCGGACGTCGACTTCCCGTTCGCCGCAGTCACCCGCCAGTACGGCCCGCAGGCAGGCGACCGACTCGCGCTGGGGCACGGTAAACCCGACGGTCGATACATCACGCTCGGGCCCGGCGAGGTGACCGAGTGGAACGCGGACGGCTCGCTCACCCTGGAGCGGTCGATCCGCGGCGGCGGGCGGTACGACGGGCTCGGCACGCCGAAGGAGTCGGGCGACGTCGCCGTGACGAAGCTCCGCGAGGGCCGGTGGTGGTACCCGACGACGTACAAACGCGCCGACGGCACCGTGGTCGGGACCTACGTCAACGTTTGTACGCCCGTCGAGTGCTTCCCGGACACGGCCCGGTACGTCGACCTGCACGTCGACGTCGTCCGCCACGGCGACGGGACGGTCGAGGTCGTCGACGAGGACGAACTCGCGGCGGCGGTCGAGGACGGGTTCGTCTCCGAGACGCTGGCCGAGAAGGCGCGGAGCGTCGCCGAGGCGGTCGCACGGGCGCTCGACGGGTAA
- a CDS encoding HalOD1 output domain-containing protein: MSGIDDRDRADARTVTREFDTTQEDPNVAVVSALAEIEDVPVEELTPLYSCIDHILEHLYSNPPADEADVRITFTYNGYRITVEQDGRARFEPLEDDRLG, encoded by the coding sequence ATGAGTGGGATCGACGATCGTGACCGAGCCGACGCGAGAACCGTCACCAGAGAGTTCGACACGACCCAGGAGGATCCGAACGTTGCGGTCGTCTCTGCGCTCGCCGAGATCGAAGACGTGCCCGTAGAGGAGTTGACCCCATTGTACAGCTGTATCGACCACATCCTCGAACACCTGTACTCGAATCCGCCAGCCGACGAGGCGGACGTACGGATTACGTTCACCTACAACGGCTACCGAATCACCGTCGAACAGGACGGAAGAGCGCGGTTCGAACCGCTCGAAGACGACCGCCTTGGATGA
- a CDS encoding M24 family metallopeptidase, with protein sequence MTTRLNAIRSALADREAVALVHAGPRTNPNVRYLLAGSDDVSAVEPAAVDTGPLTGREHDHVAVAVCADDVLVAAHGEGDHPASRLADRLATRSPADGPTPDDTRVLAPASIPHDAALYVERAGFDLASTDVIDRARGRKDAPERRRIEAAQRAAGAGLRRGGVVLAEATRGDDGLRYDGAVLSHDRLRRAIDAGIVEAGGEPTGATRVIGTGDADAAIRPGEPLVVRLAPSSPEGYRGYLARTLVPGTDGGWERRAHVAAESALRSAKTMLAAETATVRAVERELVAEAGSFGFERAATGTVAGVGLTVGERPVRGGHELGVGRVVALDVGVASPDGGAVVLGDLLAVRDDRVEWLERPPRTLEPSSLVP encoded by the coding sequence GTGACCACTCGGCTGAACGCCATCCGTTCGGCGCTAGCAGACCGCGAGGCAGTCGCTCTCGTCCACGCCGGCCCACGGACGAACCCGAACGTCCGGTACCTCCTCGCGGGTTCTGACGACGTCTCCGCCGTCGAACCGGCGGCGGTCGACACCGGACCGCTGACCGGTCGCGAGCACGACCACGTAGCCGTCGCCGTCTGCGCCGACGACGTGCTCGTGGCTGCCCACGGCGAGGGCGACCATCCGGCGTCGCGACTGGCCGACCGGCTGGCGACGCGATCCCCGGCCGACGGGCCCACACCCGACGACACGAGGGTCCTCGCTCCGGCGTCGATCCCGCACGACGCCGCGCTGTACGTCGAACGAGCCGGGTTCGATCTGGCGTCGACGGACGTGATCGATCGCGCACGCGGGCGGAAAGACGCGCCCGAACGCCGGCGGATCGAAGCAGCCCAGCGAGCCGCTGGCGCCGGCCTCCGTCGGGGCGGTGTCGTCCTCGCCGAGGCGACCCGGGGCGACGACGGACTGCGATACGACGGCGCCGTGCTGTCACACGACCGGCTCCGGCGAGCGATCGACGCCGGTATCGTCGAGGCCGGCGGCGAGCCGACGGGGGCGACGCGCGTGATAGGGACCGGCGACGCCGACGCCGCGATTCGACCTGGTGAACCGCTCGTGGTCCGGCTGGCGCCGTCCTCGCCGGAGGGCTACCGCGGGTACCTCGCGCGGACGCTGGTGCCCGGGACCGACGGCGGGTGGGAGCGGCGGGCCCACGTCGCCGCGGAGAGCGCCCTTCGCTCGGCGAAGACCATGCTCGCGGCCGAGACCGCGACGGTTCGGGCGGTCGAGCGCGAACTCGTCGCCGAGGCCGGTTCCTTCGGGTTCGAGCGAGCGGCGACGGGGACGGTCGCTGGCGTGGGCCTCACGGTCGGCGAACGCCCTGTTCGGGGCGGTCACGAACTCGGCGTCGGACGCGTCGTCGCGCTCGACGTCGGCGTCGCGTCGCCGGACGGCGGGGCGGTCGTCCTCGGCGACCTCCTCGCGGTCCGCGACGACCGCGTCGAGTGGCTCGAACGTCCGCCGCGGACGCTCGAGCCGTCGTCGCTCGTACCCTGA
- a CDS encoding DUF7533 family protein codes for MGGIVDTIQLAAVLVFAIPAALAGLDLLLVGGEPLLGGALVFLAVALVWLKRYLTTPTDVPVELASRAEDAITPDDEE; via the coding sequence ATGGGAGGTATCGTCGATACGATACAGTTGGCCGCCGTCCTGGTCTTTGCGATCCCGGCGGCGCTGGCCGGCCTCGATTTACTCCTGGTCGGCGGGGAACCGCTACTCGGCGGCGCACTCGTCTTTCTGGCAGTCGCCCTCGTCTGGCTCAAACGATACCTGACGACGCCGACCGACGTCCCGGTCGAACTCGCCTCGCGCGCCGAGGACGCGATCACTCCCGACGACGAGGAGTGA
- a CDS encoding UvrD-helicase domain-containing protein gives MTASDTTVTRLFGGPGSGKTTALLDHVEEILEDDDVTFRDILVVSYTRAAAQEVRERLADRLDENPRSLQGNVCTMHAKAYELLDLSRGDVIGESDKEDFCEDFGIEYEDEYSGAGRRTARSTTIGNKIIATSQWLQRTSREVADWYDVPFQWDVEEVRLPPDIDPNAQEGNKYTPTWPSDDDRIDVPEAIRGWRTYKGQEGKIGFADMLERVKQRSLVPNVDYLVIDEFQDITTLQYDVYEEWKPHVEQVLIAGDDDQVVYSWQGADPALLLDEAVDEDVILPNSYRLPSNVLNAVNREIRHIDVRQDKDLNPRKEGGIVEAETNKSMLDLVRMVRQTLVEGDGTIMLLFRARYQMFQFIDEFITEGVPFTALTDQRMWTDRLTQYVRAVEAIADDDDVDGLQARRLADMLQDSAFGTNERDALFDEIDELQEEAGVDDLEELTVSASVIDEHVPFMPDGASAADMLRKVTSFQKKSVKAYFNIGEYRGMETDRVRVGTIHSAKGREADHVFVGTDLTEKVVEQMVATIEDRSGDGEDGVTAPDGSEFTKTTSPVPVLTDNERRVFYVGMSRARERLVLLENLVDGAPTLSIDVLLNNELTDQSLEELVEEAQRPQELEAEAP, from the coding sequence ATGACCGCAAGCGACACGACTGTGACGCGACTCTTCGGCGGGCCGGGCAGCGGGAAGACGACGGCGCTGCTCGACCACGTCGAGGAAATCCTCGAGGACGACGACGTCACGTTCCGTGACATCCTCGTCGTCTCCTACACCCGAGCCGCGGCCCAGGAGGTGCGCGAACGACTGGCCGACCGACTCGACGAGAACCCGCGCTCGCTGCAGGGCAACGTCTGTACGATGCACGCGAAGGCATACGAGCTGCTCGACCTCTCCCGAGGCGACGTCATCGGCGAGTCCGACAAGGAGGACTTCTGTGAGGACTTCGGCATCGAGTACGAAGACGAGTACTCGGGGGCCGGCCGACGGACCGCTCGCTCGACGACGATCGGCAACAAGATCATCGCGACGAGCCAGTGGCTCCAGCGTACCAGTCGGGAGGTCGCAGACTGGTACGACGTCCCCTTCCAGTGGGACGTAGAGGAAGTCCGCTTGCCGCCGGATATCGACCCCAACGCCCAGGAGGGTAACAAGTACACGCCGACGTGGCCGAGCGACGACGACCGGATCGACGTCCCCGAGGCTATCCGCGGCTGGCGCACCTACAAGGGCCAGGAAGGAAAGATCGGCTTCGCGGACATGTTAGAGCGAGTCAAACAACGCTCGCTCGTCCCGAACGTCGACTACCTCGTCATCGACGAGTTCCAGGACATCACCACCCTGCAGTACGACGTCTACGAGGAGTGGAAACCGCACGTCGAGCAGGTGCTGATCGCCGGCGACGACGACCAGGTCGTCTACTCCTGGCAGGGCGCCGACCCGGCCCTCCTGCTGGACGAGGCGGTCGACGAGGACGTCATCCTGCCGAACTCCTACCGCCTGCCCTCGAACGTGTTGAACGCCGTCAACCGCGAGATCCGCCACATCGACGTGCGCCAGGACAAGGACTTGAACCCGCGCAAGGAAGGTGGCATCGTCGAGGCGGAGACGAACAAGTCTATGCTCGATCTGGTTCGGATGGTCCGCCAGACGCTCGTCGAGGGCGACGGCACCATCATGCTGCTCTTTCGCGCTCGCTACCAGATGTTCCAGTTCATCGATGAGTTCATCACCGAAGGCGTACCCTTCACCGCACTGACCGACCAGCGAATGTGGACCGACCGCCTGACCCAGTACGTTCGCGCCGTCGAGGCCATCGCCGACGATGACGACGTCGACGGCCTGCAGGCTCGCCGGCTCGCCGATATGCTCCAGGATTCGGCGTTCGGCACGAACGAGCGCGATGCCCTCTTCGACGAGATCGACGAGCTACAGGAAGAGGCAGGCGTCGACGACCTGGAGGAACTCACCGTCTCCGCCTCGGTGATCGACGAGCACGTCCCCTTCATGCCCGACGGCGCCTCCGCGGCAGACATGCTCCGGAAGGTCACCAGCTTCCAGAAGAAGTCCGTCAAGGCCTACTTCAACATCGGCGAGTACCGGGGGATGGAGACCGACCGCGTCCGCGTCGGCACCATCCACTCGGCGAAGGGTCGCGAGGCCGACCACGTCTTCGTCGGCACCGATCTCACCGAGAAGGTCGTCGAACAGATGGTCGCCACCATCGAGGACCGATCCGGCGACGGCGAGGACGGCGTCACGGCTCCGGACGGCTCCGAGTTCACCAAGACCACGTCTCCCGTGCCCGTCCTCACCGACAACGAGCGCCGCGTCTTCTACGTCGGCATGTCGCGCGCCCGCGAGCGCCTCGTCTTGCTCGAGAACCTGGTCGACGGCGCCCCCACGCTGTCGATCGACGTCCTGCTGAACAACGAGCTGACGGACCAGAGTCTCGAGGAGCTCGTCGAGGAGGCCCAGCGTCCACAGGAACTCGAAGCCGAAGCGCCGTGA
- a CDS encoding riboflavin synthase, translating to MFTGIVEETGTIRSREATEDGVRLRIEADVAASDVEHGASISVSGVCLTVERFETGDWFEVFLASETVERTYLGDLREGGAVNLERAMPADGRFDGHVVQGHVDAVATVSAVESVGEDWYVEFELPPGYDRYVVEKGSITLDGISLTVADLDGDRLTVAIVPTTYEITTLSEKDVGDPVHLEVDVLAKYVESILEVPERDEGRPRGTHRSQS from the coding sequence ATGTTCACCGGTATCGTCGAGGAGACGGGGACGATCCGTTCGCGTGAGGCGACAGAGGATGGTGTCCGGCTCCGGATCGAGGCCGACGTCGCCGCGAGCGACGTCGAACACGGGGCGAGTATCAGCGTCAGCGGCGTCTGTCTGACCGTCGAGCGCTTCGAGACCGGCGACTGGTTCGAGGTCTTCCTCGCGAGCGAGACGGTCGAGCGCACCTATCTGGGCGATCTCCGCGAGGGTGGCGCGGTCAACCTCGAACGGGCGATGCCCGCGGACGGCCGGTTCGACGGCCACGTCGTTCAGGGCCACGTCGACGCGGTCGCGACGGTCTCGGCCGTCGAGTCTGTCGGCGAGGACTGGTACGTCGAGTTCGAGCTCCCTCCGGGCTACGACCGGTACGTCGTCGAAAAAGGATCGATCACGTTAGACGGGATCAGCCTCACCGTCGCCGACCTCGACGGCGACCGGCTGACGGTGGCCATCGTCCCGACGACGTACGAGATCACCACGCTCTCGGAGAAAGACGTCGGCGATCCGGTTCACCTCGAAGTCGACGTGCTGGCGAAGTACGTCGAGTCGATCCTGGAGGTACCCGAACGCGACGAGGGACGCCCACGGGGGACACACCGTTCCCAGTCCTGA
- a CDS encoding HVO_0416 family zinc finger protein, whose translation MGATPTGADDVFDQFLTDRGHETEPVGWDQDRRKKQCPDCGGLHDENATSCTVCGWTPRR comes from the coding sequence ATGGGAGCCACTCCCACCGGTGCCGACGACGTGTTCGACCAGTTTCTGACGGACCGCGGTCACGAGACCGAACCCGTCGGCTGGGATCAGGACCGGCGAAAGAAGCAATGTCCGGACTGTGGCGGCCTCCACGACGAGAACGCCACGTCTTGCACCGTCTGTGGGTGGACACCCCGGCGCTGA
- a CDS encoding DUF7563 family protein, producing the protein MPECQNCGSFVTDAYARVFTPPDEDEPRVCPDCPDKIRDGADVRQARSTRGT; encoded by the coding sequence ATGCCGGAATGCCAGAACTGCGGATCGTTCGTCACTGACGCGTACGCCAGAGTGTTCACGCCCCCGGACGAGGACGAACCGCGCGTCTGCCCGGACTGTCCCGACAAGATCCGAGACGGGGCGGACGTCCGCCAGGCCCGTTCGACGCGGGGAACGTGA
- a CDS encoding ABC transporter ATP-binding protein, giving the protein MAPSEPAVTLDDVRKTYQLAEPVHALDGVSLTLPRGSYTAIMGPSGSGKSTLMNVIGCLDTPTEGRVVIDGADVSTLTGRERTRLRGTEIGFVFQTFNLMPRLTALENVAMPQLFQNVGRADRNERARDLLDRVGLADRADHRPNELSGGQRQRVALARALVNDPAIVLADEPSGNLDTETEAGILDLFAEFHDAGTTLLVVSHERHVAERAERIVHLLDGTIERIEELDDAHDGSGPPSVGPDDAPSSTAGRDEHGGGATDRGTDQGGTDRGPDR; this is encoded by the coding sequence ATGGCGCCGAGCGAGCCGGCCGTCACCCTCGACGACGTCCGCAAGACCTACCAGCTAGCCGAGCCGGTCCACGCGCTCGACGGGGTCTCGCTCACGCTTCCCCGCGGCTCGTACACGGCGATCATGGGGCCGAGCGGGTCGGGAAAGTCGACCCTGATGAACGTGATCGGCTGTCTCGACACGCCCACCGAGGGGCGCGTCGTCATCGACGGGGCGGACGTCTCGACGCTCACCGGGCGGGAACGGACCCGACTCCGCGGGACCGAGATCGGGTTCGTCTTCCAGACGTTCAACCTGATGCCCCGGTTGACCGCCCTGGAGAACGTCGCCATGCCGCAACTCTTCCAGAACGTGGGCCGTGCCGACAGGAACGAACGGGCACGCGACCTCTTGGACCGGGTCGGTCTGGCCGACCGGGCGGACCACCGGCCGAACGAACTCTCGGGCGGGCAGCGCCAGCGCGTCGCGCTGGCTCGCGCACTCGTGAACGACCCGGCGATCGTGCTGGCCGACGAACCTTCGGGGAACCTGGACACGGAGACCGAAGCCGGGATCCTCGACCTCTTCGCCGAGTTTCACGACGCCGGTACGACACTGCTGGTCGTCTCTCACGAACGCCACGTCGCCGAACGCGCCGAGCGGATCGTGCACCTGCTCGACGGGACGATCGAGCGAATCGAAGAACTGGACGACGCCCACGACGGATCGGGGCCGCCGTCCGTCGGACCTGACGACGCCCCATCGTCGACCGCTGGACGCGACGAGCACGGCGGTGGGGCGACGGACCGTGGAACGGATCAGGGGGGGACAGATCGGGGGCCAGACCGGTGA
- a CDS encoding ABC transporter permease, translating into MKPLALLRLAWRSIAGHRLRSALTTLGVIIGVAAVIAFVTLGASLQAGIVGDISPDDQRNVYGWAADPGTEGGPLAGAQPVVSEADLAALEERDGIEAAYGYAPLGTQAVASGDSVVPLGDGAFATGPTYVRESDIETGRQFEPGESEAVVNPAVAGAFESNVSVGDELTLVFQGGETRTVTVVGITDTSEGLSPFEGFGQSPRLYVPTDPFYAGADSAADEESDGNESASDETADGNASATDGPTGENESAGGSEADGNASAPEEDDPDNESGDGGDTEGGTGGLSAGTRYTAIVVEAPSADDAAVDRAREQARSYLESDASDASALLASGELEIILQTSTQLLQQVQDILDLLQNFIVGVAAISLLVGSIGIANIMLVSVTERTREIGIMKAVGAQNRDVLGLFLMEAIVLGVIGAILGTALGLATGYLGAWYIDLPLIYPLEYVALAIAVGIGVGVLSGLYPAWKAARTDPIDALRYE; encoded by the coding sequence GTGAAGCCGCTCGCCCTCCTCCGACTCGCCTGGCGGTCGATCGCCGGGCACCGCCTGCGGTCGGCGTTGACGACGCTCGGCGTCATCATCGGCGTCGCGGCCGTCATCGCGTTCGTCACCCTGGGAGCGAGCCTGCAGGCGGGGATCGTCGGCGACATCAGCCCCGACGACCAGCGCAACGTCTACGGCTGGGCGGCCGATCCAGGCACGGAGGGTGGCCCGCTCGCCGGGGCCCAACCGGTCGTCAGCGAAGCCGACCTGGCCGCGCTCGAAGAACGCGACGGGATCGAGGCCGCCTACGGCTACGCGCCGCTCGGTACCCAGGCGGTCGCGAGTGGCGATTCTGTCGTCCCACTGGGCGACGGGGCGTTCGCCACCGGTCCGACGTACGTCAGGGAGAGTGACATCGAAACGGGCCGGCAGTTCGAACCGGGTGAATCCGAAGCCGTCGTCAACCCGGCCGTCGCGGGCGCCTTCGAGTCGAACGTCTCCGTCGGCGACGAGCTCACGCTCGTCTTCCAGGGCGGCGAGACGCGAACGGTGACGGTCGTCGGGATCACCGACACGTCCGAAGGACTGAGTCCGTTCGAGGGCTTCGGCCAGTCACCGCGGCTGTACGTCCCGACCGATCCGTTCTACGCCGGCGCGGATTCGGCGGCCGACGAGGAATCCGACGGAAACGAATCCGCTTCCGACGAGACGGCGGATGGGAACGCGTCCGCTACAGATGGTCCGACCGGCGAGAACGAGTCCGCTGGTGGATCCGAGGCCGACGGGAATGCATCGGCACCCGAGGAAGACGACCCCGACAACGAGAGTGGAGACGGTGGCGATACCGAGGGCGGCACGGGCGGGCTCTCGGCGGGAACCCGGTACACCGCGATCGTCGTCGAGGCACCGTCCGCCGACGACGCGGCGGTCGACCGCGCCCGCGAACAGGCGCGCTCGTATCTGGAGAGCGACGCCTCGGACGCGAGCGCGCTGTTAGCGAGCGGCGAGTTGGAGATCATCCTCCAGACGAGCACACAGCTCCTCCAGCAGGTCCAGGACATCCTCGACCTGTTACAGAACTTCATCGTCGGCGTGGCGGCCATCTCGCTGCTGGTCGGGTCGATCGGCATCGCGAACATCATGCTCGTCTCCGTCACCGAGCGCACCCGCGAGATCGGCATCATGAAGGCCGTCGGCGCGCAGAACCGCGACGTCCTGGGGCTCTTCCTCATGGAGGCGATCGTCCTCGGTGTCATCGGTGCGATCCTCGGGACGGCCCTCGGCCTCGCGACGGGCTACCTCGGTGCGTGGTACATCGACCTCCCGCTGATCTATCCGCTCGAGTACGTCGCGCTCGCGATCGCCGTCGGAATCGGCGTCGGCGTCCTCTCCGGGCTCTACCCCGCGTGGAAGGCCGCGCGGACGGACCCGATCGACGCGTTGCGATACGAGTAA